In Pagrus major chromosome 23, Pma_NU_1.0, the genomic window CAGATAAATCATAAAATGCCATAATACATGGCTCTTGGGtatgataaaataatgtaataaaaatgtgctTAAGAGATTGTCTGGGTCTCTGTGCAGCAATCCAGCAGCTCTTATTGAAGAATTAAATGACCACCACcaacttctttttcttctaatGTTATATATTGTGCAAATAAGACAGTTTTGGAGCTGTTGTGAGGTTAGATTTCAgtgcttcctcctcttcattgtAGGATTGATGGTGAAAAAGCCTATTTCCCAAACTGTTATACACTTCATGTCCAGTAAATGTCATGTATCTCCAAATGTGGtggtttgtgataaactgaaggatgacGTGTTTGATGGGTTGGAAAAATGTTCTCCTCTTTCTGAAGCTAAATTAAGgaaaaagttcacccaaaaatgaaaatcccaaattgatttggagagacattatttacacccacTATAAGCCAAACTCTTTACCGTAGCTGCCAAAGCTAAAagcatctgaagtgggtgcatgaacATGGCCGCGCGTCgtgggtgtaaataacatcttttcaaatcaaattgggATTGTGGGCCCTCAATTATGCCACGCTAcctgtatggagtcattttatgttgGTTTCTACtattgtttaggagaatgcccCAACGCTATGTGTTTGCCATGAcgctcaagaaatgttttgaggtgTTTGGACTACGCAACTTAACCTGaccttccatcagcatggggctGATTAGttagtgactgaattttcatgaacttttcctttaagtatTTAACCCCTGTTAATTGGATTAGCTGGAatagctgcttttttttttagagtgaTTCTACAAATATGATGATCCTGGACAATATGATGCATCTCcatagattaaactacccaacagcatataaagtagttaaaggtgcactatgtagttttggggaagacatttgattcaaaagagaaagatcttcattgactgatttatctcatacctaaacaaactaaataaacaaactctttttgttttcatgactgaataaacagaataaacaaactgaccttaaaggacaacacaatttcatactgttttaccttgtttatatgtggcggaccctgccacctttcaagcttcaaaccgtgttctggggaccttattttcctctgagaacagcttgtttattcacttatggaaaagatacatatttctgagtttgtattattacctcataaatattgtaaatattaaaattctgagtttgaatttctcctccaaaactacacagggCCCCTTTAAATCAGCTCGACCTTAAACAtatacagcaaaaaaaatgcagcataCACATTTATGCATTAATCCATAACATAATAATACGACAATaacagggaacattttactgcagaataagtgcttttacttttcatacttatGGTAGACTTTGCTGATAATACCCTGATACGTgcagtggagtattttcacattgtGGTACTTGTACTTAGAGAATGTGAATACCTCATCCACCCCTGGTATGTGCACAGTTATGTCCCTGCTGATTGAAataaccacagctgcctcaccAGTTGTTGCAGGGCTGTTTCAGTTAGCAGACTGTGTATGAGGCCAGTGGGCGGGGCGCCTTCATATGACGTGTCTGAGCGAGTGACGTCAACGAGGTGATAAGTACTGGTCCTGCACCCCGGGCCGgactgtgttgtgtctctgtgtgaagtCAGAGGGGACGGACTGAATCTACAAACCTTCTCACCCTCTGGTTGTTTGTCCGGGACTAGTTTCAAAACAAGCAGTGACATGGAGGTCAGCAACGAGGCCAAGAGGATCATGGTCGTGGCTTTGGGGAAACTGTACAGCTCTCGCACCCAGCGAGGGGGTCTCCGCCTCCACCGGAGCCTCCTCCTGACTCTGGTGATGAAATCCGCCCGGGACATGTACCATGCGGCCCAGTCGACGGCAGAAACACAGGACTGTGAACCACAAAACTCCACTGCCGAGAACACCACGGAGCCCGCCACCGGAGAGCCTCGGACTTTACCCCGAGAGGAGGCCGTGTGCTCCCCCTCGGAGCTGCTCACCGGCGCGGAGAACAAGGAGAACCAGTGCCCGAGCAGCCCGGCTCAACACTCGAGGAAAAGGCGGGGCAAAGCGGCCGCGGAGCCGGACTTTCTGCCGTGCAAGAAGGCAAAACTTGAGCAGGCGAGTTCCCCTCAACAGCTCATTGTGAGCGCCGTCTTGATAGACTATGTGAACTGCAGCAGTGAGCTGGGAGCACCCCCAGCCTCCATGCCTCTACACAGAGCCATTGCAGCGTGTTGAAACACTGCGCTGGTTAAAGGCGATAAACTTTTTCGACGCGGCCTGGGAGCCTGAACGCACCTCAAAGCCGCCCCCTTCAAGGGTGATTTGGGACTAAGACCCTGGACAGTGCTGTCCACAAGCCCCAAACACGACTCTGAACAAGCCGGGGCAGGTTTTTTTAGGAGTGTGTCGTAACCCCGATGACTTTTGGCCTACATGTTGGCTTCAGCTCAGGGACTGACTGACTCCAGCCGGCCAGAGGCGGAACTGAAGGAGTCGCTTCATGTGGATGAGCTGCTTTCACGAACATTTCACACAAGTTTGTTTGAGGAGATCGACTCAACAAAATATGacattgtatgtttgtgtgagcGCTGACGGGAGATGAGAAGTGTTGTGATGAATTCAAGTGTAAAAACATCCAACGAATACAACTACCTCAGTATTTATTAAACACTTTTGTACTTCATCTGGAGTGGTGTGTGCTTTTTaacaaggagagaggaaagcTGGGATGTAATTATGAGGGCTATGTGTGATGTCTTAGTCATGATACTGAAAAGAAACATGCCTTTTGATTTCATGAAAGTTGTTGTGAAAtggtgggggtgtgtgtgtgacaggaaaCTGGCTTGGGTGTGAAGAAGTTGTGCCTCCTTCCCCCACAACTTCACACCCCCACACACTGATTTGCAGAACAAAAGCAGGGACAATTCAGGAGATTGCAGTCTAAAGTGAGGGGGGGAGGCTGTAAAGCCATTGACTGGCCGTATACTGGGAACAATCAGGGTCCACAGGCTCTTCAGTTGTTTCACTTGTGGCCTCAATATTGTAATGACATTAGTCATTGGTTCAGGTCCAGTAGGCAGGGGGCAAAAGGTTAGGTTAAAAATTCAAAGTGTGGGTCATAACAGTGCAACAGAGTGAGACGGGAGTGAAGTTGAATCTTTAAATCCAGTAACTTCAAAACTCATTCAATCCACAGGTTAATTGATTGGCATTTTTAGAATGGGCTACGTGTAAAGACAATAAGAGCTTTTATTTGGTTTTATATCAAACTAGGCCGTGGAGGTGGTGCAGCAGGGACACACCAGTGTAGGAcggagaggaggtggtgggggtTGACccaggaaaacagaggaaggaATGTGGGGGGAAGTGCCTGTGTGGGGCCCCAACTGTGCTGCTTATTCATCTGGCTGAAACCAGAGCACCCTGTCTGTGTACACAcaggacagggagggaggggagggtgaCCGGAACCGTCTGGACATGCCTGTGAAAATACACATgccacacacatttttacaaacgCGCACACTTGTTCGCCTTCTTGTGTGAGTGTATTGCGCTCACTCAAAACACTTTCATTccttttttagttttgctgtctctcacacacgctCAGTGTGAGTGAATATGCTGACACATCCACGCCCTCTGCATGACtaagtatatattatatactgtacatttcaaaCCTGCTATCACAGAAACCGAGCGAGAAAGAATTGTAATGCACATGAGGTGAAGCCACTCAGAGCAACTGCTGTCATTTTACATCGCCGTCCCCTCGTCAGCCCAATGGGTTTAATTTAATGGCGCACTAATGCATCTTTGTATACAAACGATGGGTCAAATATTTGAAAGGTGGTGCTCACAGTGACCGACTCACACAGAACTATACAAGGTTGATCATGGTGAATTTCCATcatcaaaactttaaaaagcatGCAAGGGGAAGtgatttcagtgtgttttagtgCCATTTTAAGACTTTTGAAGCATATTTTGATGGTTATTATGGTATTATGAATCACAGTTATTTTGGCTAGGATTATTtttgacatgaaattttcattTCGCCCATGCATACAGAGAATTATCATCCAATTCGACGGTGTGTCTCACAGGACTGCAGAGAGTTTTCTACAGCTTATTGGTTTTGCAGCCTTCAACTGTAATCTTTAGTGCAGTCTCACAACTGTCATCAACCCCTTTATCCAGTCacaacaggcagctgtttttagcAAACTCCATCTGCCCAGCGCCAAACGGCAGACAGACGAAGTTGGAGAACACAGTGGGGCATTTAGCATCTATGTGGAGTCACATTTCCATTTGGAGCGGGtcaaacagagctaaaacatTCTCCAGCTGAACAGAAATACAACTCCAAGAGAATGATACCACTGCTGTCTGCGGGATGTGTAGTCAGCTGTATGTTTACTCATACAACCACTTTAAAGGGTGATAATATGCTCGTGTTGATTTTGAAGCTTGATCTACTGTCCTCAAGGTGCCCAAAAATATCCATCAAGTTTTGAACCCCATTAACACCATGAAGCAGATTTTTGTGTTGACCCTCGTTTTTTTGACTCAGGCATGTGGGGAtacactgatatgtttttttttctgggctGATACTGATTATTGGTAAtcaaacagacaggtaactaAAACTTGTAATTGATTTccagttaaaatgaaaatgtaagtgtcaaaattttgaataaccagtgatggaatgtaactcaAAACAAATTCACTCAAGGAATGTACTTACAATTTTGAGATATCTGTACTTTAACTAAGTACAAGtagcaaatgttgtacttttaactccactacatttagatttagaagATTTTCCACATGTTCCAATAATCGGTCAATCATCTTGCTGCCAATGGTTCACACTATTCCACTGATTGACAGGCGGTGGCAATGCACATTCAAGCATTCATACACTGAGGTTTGGTGAGTAGCAAACACAAACGTTTTCCCGCCAATCCTCTGGAACCACAGAAAAGAAAGCAGCACTCCATATACGGTTGATAGCACCGCTGAACATGCAAACTGTCGCAGATGGCTTGAATGAcctgcctgcctcctgtgtAGAAGCACGATAAAATGCAGAATTTAACTGCACCACAGCTGCTGGGATGGACAACAAGGTCAGCAACGCCTGTAATTCGTTACGAGTGTCGAATTAACTCCCGGTAGTCAAGGCTAATAGATTAATACGGGCTAAAgtagtgtgttttcttttggaaAAGTGTCACATGATGTTGTATTGTCGTGACTTATAAGACCCAATCAGAAAGGGGCTCTGCGTCATCACTTCCAAAAGTCACCTTTTATGGGTCCTAAAACGTTGGAGTGGTGTGGACACCAGGTGCAAACATACCAAAAGTTAGGcgttttaaactgaaaacatatcAGTGTGGATGTCGCCTGAATTTAAACGTAACATTCGTTTGTTTGCATCCACAGGACACCCTCGAGCCAAAAATatgagccacacacacacacaacacacaacctCACAGGTAAAAAGACTGAAGCAATAATGTGGACAAGAAATGAGGCAGCGCGGTGTGCATTCTCTCTGGATTTTATTCTTTAGGAAGAGTTCTGTTTGGAATTACAAAATGCACTGGTAGAAATAGCGGTGAGACAGGTTGAGAGTGCGACAGATAAGAGtgtgaaagagacagagttagagagagagaaaaaagagggagtGAGTGAGAGATCAAAGGTTCCACAGCCAGTTATAATGAGCACATCATCAGACTTGGCCAGCTCCTGCACCCCCTGACCCCCACAAAAAGTAGAAGGGAGAACACACCGTCTTCTGAACtgtactttcttttctttgtatatatatatttttttcattaaaaacagttcTTTTTTCGTGGTGTCCTGAACATGGTCGTGTTGTGCCTCAACCCCATgaaacagaaggaaacaaaCGAGACTGACTCTCACCAAAgtctcttttgtgttttttattctttagacatttttttttgttgtaatttttaaccttttttgtTCTCAAAAAtagaaggaaaaaaggaaacgttgctttttaaaaacatctatCTATTTATATATCTTTTTTAATTCCTCTGAATTCATtaatctgctttttcttttatgtcCTGAAGATGACTGTTAACCCACGGTGTGGCATGCACATAGCACATGCATTTCTGGAActagatattttttcctttttttaaaatcttttgtacttaaaaaaacttttttttttttctcagtagcGGCTTTACATTGCTTTTTGAAGACTTTGTGTGGTTAATCAGCGTGTTAGTGGATTTCACTGCAGCATAGACACAAAGATGGATGGTGAATGTTTGGGGGACTTTGCATGTTTCATTCAGGGGGAtactgacatcacacacacacacacacgcaaacacacatatgcacgcacaaacacacagtcgaaGATCGTTTTTATAATGATTTGACCGAAACATCTTAAGATCTCAAAAGGATTTCTGGAGACAAAGAATAAAAAGCAAAGcgagcacaaaaacaaaacaccaaaactgATCAGAAACGCACTCATccatgtacatacacacagccaGGCAAAAAcccacttacacacacacacacacacacacacacacacacacacacacacacacacacacaccacaaccaGGAGCTACATACCTAGTGTGCTTTCTGATTTTAAGTGTAGTGATGTGAAAAAATACTTGTCTGTGACATTCCACTGAGGTTGGAAAGACACTAATAggcagttatttttcttttctagtttttttTCGGTGCATTCTCTGGTCAACATGTGATAGGCCTCCAGGTAAAACGCAggtcaaagaaataaaaatgataacaatgTTGGGGCTGACAGTGGTGTGTGTTAACAAGTGTTAGTTTGAggcacacagagaaacacacagaaagaaatcaAAGATATACAAGAGTGATACACACAGAACATAGATGTTTTCCAGGACCGTGACGAGGCCCAGTCATCTTTTCTCCAGCCCGTCTGAACTGTTGTGACCGTGCTGTTCAGTCGCCTGTGTTTACACAGACCAGGTGGTCTACAAGTGAGAGAATGAGCTACTCTTGGTGAACTGATGCTGTATAACAACTCTGAATCAGAAGTGAAGTAAAGGGAGAGGTACAAAAACTACAGGGACACTGTTAGTCATACAGCGCCACCAGAAGGTCACAAGTGGTGGTGGAACTCTGCTCTTTCTGCAGGAGAGGAGACTCGTCCGCTTAATGCAGAAACCTGGGTGGAACCGCTGTGTTTAACCAATATTGAATCAATCATATTTCAATCACAGTCACCCACCGTCTACATTCTTTAGCTTTGACTCATGTTTGCCCTCCTGCAGACTCAttctcccacaatgcaactgtgGGCTAGAGCTCCACCTCAGGGTTGGAAAAATGATTAGCTGAGctcaaactcaaacaaacagacagaacatAATTTATAAACACCAGATATGGAGAATCTGTCTCATTATCACGATCATCATGATCATTAGAAGTTATTATATTAATCTGTTTATCCATTATTACACTcaagaacaaagaaaacaaagatgaagagtttctctcctttctccagCTTTCTATTggtctctttctctcaggtgtCTCTGTTTTAACCCCCAAACCCTGGAAGACTTTGAGATGTTACTGATTTGTCGAACGTATTCATTCACCAATATGGACACCGCATCTATCATATCTTTACCCTGCTTCCCAGTGTATCATTTAGGAATATCACCATAGTTACAAAAAGTTACTTCCACAGAAAAATATGTGCAATTCCAGTTGTATCAGTGGCAGGCATCTGGCACAGAACATACAGACAAGCAAGCAAAAAGTAATCATTTCTTCCTTTTAGATTAAGATACAGTAATTATCCAATCTCCCTATAGCCTTCTGTCACGTTAGTGTAAATGAAGGTACAGAGAGAGGAATGTCatacagagaagagagagaaagagaaacagaaatccatttttactaaaaaaagagagaaacccTAAAGACCACAACAGAAATGACAGAGTAAAGTTTCCCCCCGCATACAGTAGATTCTCATTGTtgctattattatcattttttttttttgtatcattcaTGCAGGACTCCACAGGGTGTACAACTCCGCAAGTCTAAAAAACGAAGCTGTGTGGGGTGCAACAGAAGATTCAAGCTTCAATGTTTTGAAGAagtagaagaggaggaggaggaagaagaagcaggaaTAGAAGAAGAAATACTGCAGAAAACAGTTATtggtttgcttgttttttttttgtttctgaaacCCAGctccacttttttttgtttttcttctctcgtAGGTCTTATGTTGAGGTTGGTTAAATTGTTTGTTCCTGGGAGGAGGGTGTTCTCCGGGGATATGGGGTAAACATCCCCAGCACACCCATCCTGTCCTCTAGACTTTCACTGAGGGACTTGTCAACCCCGTGCAACAATCCCCAACTCTCCCACCCACTTAGCCATCTCACCTCATACAGGCGGAGGGCTCATTGTCAGTTTTGttcttatttaaaaacacagatgataAAACTCATCAATATTCAACTGGTGGCTGGGAGGGTTGGATTTGATTCTTTTTGCAGCCAACTTAACTGAAGTTAGCTTCgagaagcaaaagaaaaaaaaaaaacagtggtcGTTCTTTTGTCTCTGACTGTAAAGTGTCTTTTGTCGAGTCGCAACTCTTGACATCTTGTAAGTGGCTGTAGCTCATTGCCAGAGGCATAATTTAAGACACACAAAGACTAGTGTCCATCACCCCTCCTGCTTGCATCCTTAAAATCTGCAGTTTGAGGTTGGTCTTATTTGGCATCAAGAGATGAATGCAACAACAATGCAAGCAGAACATGGAGGTGGTTTGTTATCTCCCCGTACACCACTTGTTTCTCCAGATCCTGACTCAGCATTCTTGTTTCATCCCTTCATCCTGACACCCGTCCCTTCATCTAGCAGACTGTCTCTGGGACATGCCAAGcagtgaaggagaggaaaaaattGAACAGACGAGAAAGAAAGAATCGCGGTTTCCCTTGGCAGTCAGTGCTCTAGTTCAGAGCTTCCTATCTTCATCTCTGGTCCATCTATCAATTCTTTTTCCTCCTTACGCCCCTCCCCCATCCCCAGAGGCTAGCACCAGTCGTCGTCCTCCGTCTCGCAGTAGGGTTCGTGCAGGCCCTTGCGAGGACCCCTAGGATGCCCAGCTGGAGGGGGTACCTTTTGAGGCCCAGTATGTGGGGGTCCATGGAGATGTGTGGAAGGTGATGAAGAGCGGTAGCCATTGGGTAGGCGGCGCTGGGCAGCAGGCTGCATCTGGCCCTGTATAGGCCCGGTCAGGGCGGTGGTGGGTGGGGGCGCATGGTGGGCAGTCCTAGGTGAGGTGCGACTGGGCTGTTGGTGAGGTGGTGGATGAGGGTGGGGGTTGTTTACAGGGTGTGGCTGGGGTGGGGGCAGGGGATGGGGGTTATGTGGCTGTGGTTGTGGAGGGGGCGGCAGTGGGTGGTTGACCAGGGCATGAGGGTGGGGGTTGCCACCCGGCATGGGGCTCTGCTCATAGGCAGGTGGTTCATGGTGGGGCTCATAGTTGTGGTACTCCTGGTTGTAGAAGCAGCCATCCCCTTCCATGGAGCCACCTCCTCCACCTATGTCTCCCCAGCGAGGCGGGGGATGATGACCCTGGCGGGGTGGGCCATGGTGGGCAAGTGGGAGGCCAGCGGGGGGAGGACCCTGACCTTGGGGAGGCTCAGGAGAAAAGTGGCGGGGGGCTGGGGCTGGGGGTCGGCCCTGTGGCCCCCCAGGTGGTGTGGGCATGGCCTTACGGACTACAGGGGAGTAGGTGACATGGGGCCGGGGTGTTGCGGGGGTCTGAGGCAACTGTCGACGGCCTCGACGTGGAGTACTGGTCCCCGAGGTTGAGGGGACAGGACTTCCGCTGACCGAACTACTGCCCTAcacaaaaagtgaaataaagcaaataaaaagaacGAACCACAAATTCAACGACAGAACATGTAGAATAAAGAAGAAGATGGGAAAGATAGAgtataaaacaaatacagagggaaagaaagaatgcaggagagagaggcggaaagaaagcaagagagTCCAGATAGAAAagcaagaaaagacaagaacaaGAACCACAGCAACAATAAGAGTAAAAGCACCAGTCATAATGTACGtggagtggaggagagaaaggcAGAAATGAAAGGCATCAAAAAGTAACAGAGCAGAGGATGTGGATAAAAAAGATGAGATTCCAAACAGCACCATACATAGAGAAGCAACATGTCACgcagatgagagaaaaaaaaaagacgacaGGAGAAAAGAAGGGTAAAGGGTTGATTTCCGGAGCAACAAATGTGGTACAGGGTAAATATGGTGACTAAACatacataaaatgtgtttggttTTAAATTATTGGGAGGGAGCCGTGTGACACatcgatcagccacaacattaacaggtgaagtgaatgaCATAGATCATTTCATTACagtgcaatgttctgctgggaaaccttgggtcctggcattcatatGTAGGCCACTTGACGTGCACAAtccaaccaaacactgcagcagactAAGTACACCCCTTCATGGCAATGGCACTCCACAATGGCCACTGCTATTGGAGTACCATTTCCAAGTCTGGGCCAGATCCAGCCCACCAGAGTAGAATAACTGTGGCCCAGATTTGGGGCTGCTCTGGTTTATTCGGtttgctcttggctgacatctgCTTGTAGCTCAGATACGGCAAACGGAAGCCGACTGTCCAAGTGCCGTTgaaacaattttgctatctgggttgCCATGAGGAGGTGTACTTCGAATGCAATGGTGTTTGGATGTGTGGTGCGTCTCTAGTGGCATCCatatgaatgccaggacccaaggtttcccagaagAACATTGGTTTgcaacaagatgatcaatgttattcaccaTACCTGTCAGTCCTTTGGATGTtttggctgatcggtgtatgtgtgcaacatatttttttataacataaagacaaaaattCTTCCCCAATTTATCTTCCTTTGCAAAACCATTCAAGTGACAATATAAAACTTCACTGCATAAGGTTGAATGATGTGCATCACAGAAGTTTTTTCAGCAAAGGTAGATCAGAGATTCTTTTTGTTTCCTATTTTATTAGGAAGTCTAAAATGTAGTAGGTTAAGTGTTTGGAAAAGGATGCTATAAAAGGAAAGGCAGTGGGGGGGGACAGTCCAAAAACATTTAGGCAGGGCAGGTAGGGGGCAGCAGTCAGGTActcaaatatacatttaaatgcatATTTGTTTGTCGCTGGAACAGTGACTTGATAACAGTGACTTCATTAACAAACATTTACTTGTATTCGCATGATTATACCCACAGTAAtgaatatgtttgtgtgcatgtagtcaaacatatacatatatgaatGTACATAAAGGGCTCATACTCTCGATGCCGTTTTCAACAAAACTCTGTGTTgttaatgacaacaacacatCTTGGCCTCTAATTTGAGGGCAGTCTAAAATAGAAGCGTGGTCCTGTAATAACACAAGATGTTTCTTTGTCACTCTCTTTATTAAATCAAAACTTTCATGTCAACACTGAGTTAATGCTACTTTTCCCTGTCCTATTCAGAGGTTTTCAGAAGAGATCTGATTGACAGTCGGTGTTCACAGGTGGTAATTTGCTCATTCAATTAAACACATCAGAGGAACTTTTATTGCAAAACCACATCAGATGCCCACCACGGCATAATTGGGTGATTGTACCAGTTAATCAAACTAGAGGCCCATGTGTTATACTTTCAGCATAACAGTAagcatgtgtttatttatctgCATTTTGTACTAGAAAGCTCCAAACCTGGACGCACTACATGCACACAGGTACCCAGAAGCCCACCTGTCTGTGCGTCAAGCACTCCCGACCCTCGCTGGGCGATCTCGACCAGCGCcggtctctttctctctccctctcccggTCGTGATCCCTCTCCCGGTCGTGATCCCTCTCCCGGTCGTGATCCCTCTCCCGGTCATGATCCCTGTCACGGGAGTGCCTGTGTCCATATTCGCCCCCTCGCTCTGCTACATAGCGTTCCTTGTCCACGGAGccatggtggtggtgatggtggcgGTGGTGCTTACGGTCCTTGGACCGGCCGCGATCTCTGTCACGATCCTTGTCTTTGGATGTGAGGTCGCCTGACTGGGTGGTTGTGCTTAGGTCTGTGCCCAGGCCTGATGGTGGAGTTTATTGGAGATATTATTGACATTAAGTGAGGTGAAAACACTAAATATTGTAAATGCATTACGTAACAATATGACATCACGCTTCAACAACACTAAGAAGCAGAGATGGGACCAAGTCTTTGTTTTGCAAATCACAAATAAGACTCCTTAGAGTCCTTTGTTATAATGTATCTTCTACATTGTGCAACTGTGTTACTAATTAATCTGACAAACACTTTATTGCTTTCTGTACCTATGATTGGGTCTTGCCCACCTGTATCAGCCTCCGTGTAGCGACAGAGGGACCTCTCAGATGCTCGGTGGCCCCGGTCTTTTCGCCGGTGTCCATGTCTGGAAGATCTCCCCTCTTCAGGTATCACCCGATCCATGTTGTAGTCGTCTGGCCCTCCTTTGTCTCTGTGGCCGCGCCCAGACCGGCTGTGGCCCAGCGACGAGGCAGAGCGTTTCATGGGGCTGCTGTCATTGATggtctgagagagaaagagataccACCAAGAaggcagggagggagaaaagagagagatgcagTCGATTCCTTTGattgttgtgttggtgttttctGTGAGCTATTGGGTAAGAGGCactgcgtatgtgtgtgtttgtatgcatgtgtgaatgGGGTCATGTTTCTTGAACTCGAATGATGAAAGCCCACCCACCTGCCTCCAACATTCCCATCCCCAAAAAATCATACACCCCCACATTAGTAAAAATGTCCCAATCATGCTTCTTCAAAAatatacacactgtatacagtTAATAGGGCAGGGGTCGGCAAAAAGCAGCCCATGGGCCAAATGTGGCCCTCCAACACAATTGTTTGCTCCCtacaaaaataatcagcatttttcaaGTCCACTGTGGACAGACagaacaatatacagtatatatcctGTATAAATAGAAAATCATCCCTCGTTTTGCACCAGGCTGCTAAACAGGTAAATGAACAGTTCCTGGTGTAGAAATGAAATCTAATGACATTGCCAGATAAATTTAACAGATGGCTactaaaaacactttttgaatTAACATATAATAACgttgttaaataaaatacacgTTTATTTCATCACCATTAAATAATCATGGCAGGATTATATTCTTTACAAAtcctgtgtaaaacataaataaaactgaatgtgataatttgctaacttttctttttatactCGATAAAAAAACAGTGCAGAGAAAATTAAGTGAATGCTCAAAGCTTGGCTACTCCTAGCCAATGAGTGGACTGTAACGCCAACCCAACAGTGTTATGAATCTCTTATGTTTCCAATTCACACCATTGTCACGAGTCTTCACTACACCTGTCCTCGTCCCCCAATAAAAAGCATGGAGGAAAACTGCCGCAGGGCTGAAACTACATTGATTGCCGACCCCTGATACAGAggacttaaaaaaaagatacataaaaggtaaaaagaaattaaataaaagagatGATGGCAAACAGCCATGCCTTCCATGCTTCTGTAACTTG contains:
- the ier2a gene encoding immediate early response gene 2 protein; this translates as MEVSNEAKRIMVVALGKLYSSRTQRGGLRLHRSLLLTLVMKSARDMYHAAQSTAETQDCEPQNSTAENTTEPATGEPRTLPREEAVCSPSELLTGAENKENQCPSSPAQHSRKRRGKAAAEPDFLPCKKAKLEQASSPQQLIVSAVLIDYVNCSSELGAPPASMPLHRAIAAC